Proteins encoded together in one Bacteroidetes bacterium GWF2_43_63 window:
- a CDS encoding glycosyl transferase family 2, with product MNIFYDILNSFFLIYGSFLFLSYIFISILSSVDLSFYIRRSKHFRFSSMKEFKELPSISIIAPAYNEEKSIIENIRSLLSLDYPKLEVIVINDGSTDDSLRKVIEHYSLTEVDYASNLSFETARIRSIYKSTNTAYSNLIFVDKENGGKADALNAGINVSRSDLFLALDVDCIVEHDAVLRMVKPFIEESDKKVIAAGGVVRVANSCEIKEGRIVQVNYPKNFWAKFQVLEYFRAFTLGRMAWSRINGLLIISGAFGLFDRRIAIAAGGYDVTTVGEDFELVVRMRKYMHRVAKQKYKVAFIPDPLCWTEVPSKLKTLRNQRNRWTRGSIDTVLKHKNLFFNPRYGKMGLLSFPYWVFFEWLAPIIETLGLLYFLFMVVFASINVPVFIILLIFVFSFSLFFSSFAVYYETRIFNRYKGYKFLFSVFFIAMAEILIYHPMNVYFSLLGNYSYFIKRDKKGWGKMTRTSFDK from the coding sequence ATGAATATTTTCTACGACATATTAAACTCGTTTTTCCTGATTTATGGCTCATTTCTTTTTCTGAGCTATATATTCATTTCCATTCTGTCGTCGGTCGATCTGTCGTTCTACATCAGGCGGTCGAAGCACTTCAGATTTAGTTCTATGAAGGAGTTCAAGGAGCTCCCGTCAATCTCCATCATAGCGCCAGCCTACAACGAAGAAAAATCAATAATAGAAAACATCAGAAGCCTTCTTTCACTCGATTATCCAAAGCTTGAAGTCATTGTGATCAATGATGGCAGCACTGATGACAGTCTGCGGAAAGTGATTGAACATTACAGTCTGACAGAAGTTGATTATGCGAGCAATCTGTCCTTCGAAACAGCCCGGATCCGAAGCATTTACAAATCGACCAACACCGCCTATTCAAATCTGATATTTGTAGATAAGGAAAACGGAGGCAAGGCGGATGCATTGAATGCCGGCATCAATGTTTCAAGATCCGATTTGTTTCTGGCTTTAGATGTGGATTGCATCGTTGAGCATGATGCTGTTTTGCGCATGGTGAAACCATTTATTGAAGAAAGTGACAAAAAAGTGATTGCGGCAGGCGGAGTTGTGCGGGTTGCAAATTCGTGCGAAATCAAAGAAGGGCGGATTGTACAAGTAAATTATCCGAAAAACTTCTGGGCGAAATTTCAGGTATTGGAATATTTCAGGGCATTTACCCTTGGTCGCATGGCCTGGAGCCGGATAAATGGATTGCTTATTATTTCCGGTGCTTTTGGTTTGTTCGACCGAAGAATTGCCATTGCGGCCGGAGGCTACGACGTTACGACTGTAGGTGAGGATTTTGAACTGGTGGTTAGAATGCGGAAATACATGCACCGGGTAGCAAAACAAAAATACAAAGTAGCCTTCATTCCCGATCCGCTCTGCTGGACCGAAGTACCATCGAAACTGAAAACACTGCGCAATCAGCGAAACCGTTGGACAAGAGGCTCCATCGACACTGTGCTGAAACATAAAAATCTTTTCTTCAATCCGCGGTATGGGAAAATGGGATTGTTAAGCTTCCCCTACTGGGTGTTTTTCGAATGGCTGGCTCCCATTATTGAAACGCTGGGTCTGTTGTACTTCCTCTTTATGGTTGTTTTTGCCTCAATCAATGTTCCTGTGTTCATAATTCTTCTTATATTCGTTTTTTCATTTTCATTGTTCTTTTCTTCTTTTGCGGTTTATTATGAAACACGTATCTTCAACCGTTACAAAGGTTACAAATTTTTGTTCTCTGTGTTTTTTATCGCCATGGCCGAAATACTCATTTATCACCCCATGAATGTGTATTTTTCACTATTGGGAAATTATTCCTATTTCATTAAAAGAGATAAAAAAGGATGGGGTAAAATGACAAGGACTTCTTTTGACAAATAA